A section of the Kribbella sp. HUAS MG21 genome encodes:
- a CDS encoding ribonuclease D — translation MSPADTQQPSAPDDPTAHLPLLELRDGLSDVVDTDSALTETVEAFRSGTGPVAVDAERASGYRYSHRAYLVQLRREGAGSALIDPIPFGDLSALGDAIVDAEWIIHAANQDLACLAEVGMVPRQVFDTELAGRLLGYPKVGLASLVSEVLGYRMRKEHSAADWSTRPLPAPWLVYAALDVEMLIELRDAIEQELRREGKWEWAQQEFAAILDAPPREPKPDPWRRTSGMHRVRNRRSLAVVRALWEARDQIAESADISPGRILPDAAIVEAASAMPTDRDTLQRLTAFKGRGAHRHMRTWWEAIDHARRLPDSELPKQGPRYDGPPPARAWADRDPDAAARLSAARAAVAEIAEAHRLPTENLLAPDTIRRLAWSPPKDLDVAVVTAFLREHHARQWQIALTAEALTDAMTSEAATLD, via the coding sequence ATGAGCCCAGCCGACACCCAGCAGCCGTCCGCCCCGGACGACCCGACCGCACACCTTCCCCTCCTCGAGCTACGGGACGGGCTGTCGGACGTCGTCGACACCGATTCCGCGCTGACCGAGACCGTCGAGGCGTTCCGCTCCGGCACCGGCCCGGTGGCCGTCGACGCCGAGCGTGCCTCCGGCTACCGCTACTCGCACCGCGCTTATCTGGTCCAGTTGCGCCGTGAAGGCGCCGGCTCCGCGCTGATCGACCCGATCCCGTTCGGCGACCTGTCCGCGCTCGGTGACGCGATCGTCGACGCCGAGTGGATCATCCACGCCGCCAACCAGGACCTGGCCTGCCTGGCCGAGGTCGGGATGGTGCCGCGGCAGGTGTTCGACACCGAGCTCGCCGGCCGCCTGCTCGGCTACCCGAAGGTCGGCCTCGCCTCGCTGGTGAGCGAAGTACTGGGCTACCGGATGCGCAAGGAGCACTCGGCCGCAGACTGGTCGACGCGCCCGCTGCCGGCGCCCTGGCTGGTGTACGCCGCCCTGGACGTCGAGATGCTGATCGAGCTGCGCGACGCGATCGAGCAGGAGCTGCGCCGCGAGGGCAAGTGGGAGTGGGCCCAGCAGGAGTTCGCCGCGATCCTGGACGCGCCGCCGCGGGAGCCGAAGCCGGACCCGTGGCGCCGTACGTCGGGAATGCACCGGGTCCGGAACCGCCGCAGCCTGGCCGTCGTCCGGGCGCTCTGGGAGGCCCGCGACCAGATCGCAGAGTCCGCGGACATCTCCCCCGGCCGGATCCTGCCGGACGCGGCGATCGTCGAGGCGGCGTCCGCGATGCCGACCGACCGCGACACGCTGCAGCGGCTCACCGCGTTCAAGGGCCGCGGCGCGCACCGGCACATGCGGACCTGGTGGGAGGCGATCGACCACGCACGCCGGCTGCCCGACTCCGAGCTCCCCAAGCAGGGACCGCGGTACGACGGCCCGCCGCCGGCGCGTGCCTGGGCCGACCGCGACCCCGACGCGGCCGCCCGTCTGTCAGCAGCCCGCGCCGCGGTCGCCGAGATCGCCGAGGCCCACCGCCTCCCGACCGAGAACCTGCTGGCCCCGGACACCATCCGCCGCCTGGCGTGGTCCCCGCCGAAGGACCTCGACGTCGCCGTGGTGACCGCCTTCCTCCGCGAACACCACGCCCGCCAATGGCAAATAGCCCTCACCGCCGAGGCCCTGACCGACGCCATGACCTCCGAGGCCGCAACCCTCGACTAG
- a CDS encoding VOC family protein has protein sequence MTVHPIPDGYHAVTPWIIGHDTAGLMEFLAAAFDAEDLGGRVVDANGNIGHAEMRIGDSVVMMFDQPDWPPTPAFLRLYVPDVHETLKQAVLAGGTVVTEPTHMFWGDVIARVHDPYGNLYWLHTRIETVDEEELNRRLTDEKFLKAMEYVQGALFRPVV, from the coding sequence ATGACGGTGCACCCGATTCCCGATGGCTACCACGCGGTGACTCCGTGGATCATCGGGCACGACACAGCCGGTTTGATGGAGTTCCTCGCCGCCGCGTTCGATGCGGAGGATCTCGGCGGCCGCGTGGTCGACGCGAACGGGAACATCGGGCACGCCGAGATGCGCATCGGCGACTCGGTGGTGATGATGTTCGACCAGCCGGACTGGCCGCCGACGCCGGCGTTCCTCCGGCTGTACGTGCCTGACGTCCACGAGACGCTGAAGCAGGCGGTCCTGGCTGGTGGGACCGTCGTCACCGAGCCGACGCACATGTTCTGGGGTGACGTGATCGCCCGCGTCCACGATCCTTACGGGAACCTGTACTGGCTGCACACGCGGATCGAGACCGTGGACGAGGAGGAGCTCAACCGCCGGTTGACCGACGAGAAGTTCCTGAAGGCGATGGAGTACGTCCAGGGCGCTCTGTTCCGCCCGGTGGTCTAG
- a CDS encoding glutathione peroxidase produces the protein MSLYDIPLTTLSGAPTSLGEYKGKAVLVVNVASKCGLTPQYEGLENLQKKYEARGFTVLGAPCNQFGGQEPGSAEEIETFCSTTYGVTFPMLDKLEVNGENRHPLYAELTQTPDADGEAGDIQWNFEKFLLTPEGTVAARFRPRTEPESDEITTAIETQLPK, from the coding sequence ATGAGCCTGTACGACATTCCGCTGACCACCCTGTCCGGTGCGCCGACGTCGCTCGGTGAGTACAAGGGCAAGGCCGTCCTCGTCGTGAACGTGGCGTCGAAGTGCGGGCTGACGCCGCAGTACGAGGGGCTGGAGAACCTGCAGAAGAAGTACGAGGCCCGCGGGTTCACGGTGCTCGGCGCGCCGTGCAACCAGTTCGGCGGTCAGGAGCCGGGGTCGGCGGAGGAGATCGAGACCTTCTGCTCGACGACGTACGGCGTCACGTTCCCGATGCTGGACAAGCTCGAGGTGAACGGCGAGAACCGGCACCCGCTGTACGCCGAACTCACCCAGACCCCCGACGCCGACGGCGAGGCCGGCGACATCCAGTGGAACTTCGAAAAGTTCCTCCTCACCCCCGAAGGCACGGTCGCCGCCCGCTTCCGCCCCCGCACCGAACCGGAATCCGACGAGATCACCACCGCCATCGAAACCCAGCTTCCGAAGTAG
- a CDS encoding dienelactone hydrolase family protein — protein sequence MTLEIDTGSGSLPVHEWGNADAQAPGILLLQEIFGVSDYIKQRAADLHALGYYVIAPEIYWRLDDTELDESSPDLLERAMGIVGRLDWDLAVKDSVTALEYLRARGRSTGVVGFCFGGGLGFNVAAVSSPDVLVSYYGSALPQLLELDVTATSLHHFGNDDSYLDVDAIVPALGRDDRAEIHRYDGAGHAFDNPLPAFHHAEASALAWRRTEDFLARNLPTSQG from the coding sequence GTGACTTTGGAGATCGATACCGGTTCAGGTTCGTTACCAGTCCACGAGTGGGGGAACGCCGACGCCCAGGCACCCGGCATCCTGCTCCTGCAGGAGATCTTCGGGGTCTCCGACTACATCAAGCAGCGTGCGGCGGATCTGCACGCCCTCGGGTACTACGTGATCGCTCCGGAGATCTACTGGCGCCTGGACGACACCGAGCTGGACGAGTCCTCGCCGGACCTGCTGGAGCGCGCGATGGGGATCGTCGGGCGTCTCGACTGGGACCTGGCGGTCAAGGACTCGGTCACTGCGCTGGAGTACCTGCGGGCGCGCGGCCGCAGCACCGGCGTGGTCGGCTTCTGCTTCGGCGGCGGGCTCGGCTTCAACGTGGCCGCGGTCTCGTCTCCTGACGTGCTGGTGAGCTACTACGGCTCCGCGCTGCCCCAGTTGCTGGAGCTGGACGTGACCGCGACCAGCCTGCACCACTTCGGCAACGACGACTCCTACCTGGACGTCGACGCGATCGTCCCGGCGCTGGGCCGTGACGATCGGGCCGAGATCCACCGGTACGACGGTGCCGGTCACGCGTTCGACAACCCGCTGCCGGCGTTCCACCACGCGGAGGCGTCCGCGCTGGCGTGGCGCCGTACCGAAGACTTTCTCGCCCGGAACCTCCCTACCTCCCAAGGATGA